One genomic window of Candidatus Nitrospira inopinata includes the following:
- a CDS encoding L,D-transpeptidase family protein gives MPVLFGRRTCVHPRYLAIGFCALLATGCTPAIPPDLIADIDAVDHQLIELGAPRTAANEYASFATQWAALKIRAQAYDDLILWPWESNSIEDELRQLLAHGDDTLVRVQEEQAALRRTAEIAIAKLDKRLSALSSHVASLGGHIVLGKELTQTDLLLKQARSFFQQRDYARSLDITTRANETLDVQTAVLTRDLKRYADARQIARWQIMARQTVEWSRVHQSPAIIVSKVDRELLLYENGKIASSYPVRLGYNGLKDKLVQGDGATPEGRYRVVALKGEGETQFFRALLLDYPNQEDRRRFRAAVQAGAVSPTASIGGLIEIHGMDSTGASQTLGCIMLDNSHMQRVFSRVVAGTPVTIVGALAERNAITLALTELQQQRDAT, from the coding sequence GTGCCGGTGCTTTTCGGACGGCGCACGTGTGTTCACCCCAGGTACCTGGCGATAGGCTTCTGCGCCCTCCTGGCGACCGGATGCACGCCGGCCATTCCTCCCGACCTCATCGCCGACATTGACGCCGTTGATCACCAGTTGATCGAACTGGGAGCCCCCCGCACGGCGGCGAACGAGTATGCCTCCTTCGCCACCCAATGGGCCGCCCTCAAAATACGCGCACAGGCCTATGACGACCTCATCCTCTGGCCATGGGAATCCAACAGCATCGAAGACGAGCTTCGACAATTGCTTGCCCATGGCGACGATACCTTGGTCAGGGTCCAAGAGGAGCAAGCCGCCCTCCGCCGAACGGCCGAAATCGCGATTGCCAAGCTTGACAAGCGTCTTTCGGCTTTGTCCTCCCACGTGGCATCATTGGGCGGCCATATCGTGTTGGGAAAAGAATTGACCCAGACGGATCTCTTGTTGAAACAGGCGCGATCATTCTTTCAACAACGGGACTACGCACGGTCTCTCGACATCACCACACGGGCCAACGAGACCCTTGACGTTCAAACCGCGGTGTTGACGCGGGACCTGAAACGGTACGCGGACGCCCGACAGATCGCACGATGGCAAATCATGGCCCGGCAGACCGTGGAGTGGTCCCGTGTTCACCAGTCGCCGGCCATTATCGTGAGCAAAGTGGACCGGGAACTGCTCCTCTACGAGAACGGGAAGATAGCGTCGTCCTATCCCGTCCGGCTGGGGTACAACGGCCTCAAAGACAAACTGGTGCAGGGAGATGGAGCCACGCCGGAGGGCCGTTACCGGGTCGTCGCCCTGAAGGGAGAGGGTGAAACACAGTTTTTCCGCGCCCTACTGTTGGACTATCCCAACCAGGAGGACCGGCGGCGCTTTCGAGCCGCCGTTCAAGCCGGAGCCGTTTCTCCAACGGCCTCCATCGGCGGGCTCATTGAAATTCATGGGATGGACTCGACAGGGGCCTCTCAAACGTTGGGCTGCATCATGCTCGACAACTCTCATATGCAGAGAGTGTTCTCCCGTGTCGTGGCCGGCACACCGGTGACCATTGTCGGAGCCCTCGCCGAACGGAACGCCATTACCTTGGCCTTGACCGAGTTACAGCAACAACGAGACGCAACGTGA
- a CDS encoding PQQ-dependent sugar dehydrogenase, with translation MVRLSSLMLTFSLNLMIGMATGCGGTTDLPQQLPPNNTVTLQLVTDRLSFPVFMTAPPGDNTRLFVVEKEGLIRIVTVNGGGILPTPFLDLRVDLRGQISTSGEQGLLGLAFDPGYSTNGNLYIFYTNPSGNLIIARLQRRAGDPNLANPASLTILQTIEHTTHTNHNGGMLAFGPDRCLYAGTGDGGGSGDPDNNGQRLTTKLGKLLRLDPRTGGACTNEGVNPFVLSEGVPEIWSLGLRNPWRFSFDRATGDLYIADVGQNRREEINVSPAPLAGRQANYGWRVMEGLLCFNPLVNCDQSGLTLPVLDYPHTDGACSVIGGYVYRGAAMPALWGTYFYADYCAGFVRSFRFVNNQVTNQADWPLLHRNGITSFGEDAQGELYLMTQGGSLYKLVPN, from the coding sequence ATGGTTCGATTGTCTAGCCTGATGCTTACCTTCTCTCTGAACCTGATGATCGGTATGGCTACCGGGTGCGGAGGCACAACGGATCTCCCTCAACAGCTTCCCCCCAACAATACGGTCACACTGCAGCTCGTGACGGACCGCCTCTCGTTTCCCGTCTTCATGACGGCGCCCCCTGGCGACAACACGAGGCTGTTCGTTGTCGAAAAGGAAGGACTCATCCGCATCGTGACCGTGAACGGGGGAGGGATTCTTCCCACGCCATTTCTTGATCTACGCGTTGATCTACGCGGTCAGATTTCTACAAGCGGAGAACAGGGATTGCTGGGATTGGCCTTTGATCCAGGCTACTCAACCAATGGCAATCTATATATTTTTTATACGAACCCGTCCGGCAACCTGATCATCGCTCGGCTCCAACGAAGGGCAGGAGATCCGAACCTCGCCAACCCAGCATCCCTGACAATTTTGCAGACCATTGAGCATACCACCCACACCAATCACAACGGAGGCATGTTGGCCTTTGGTCCGGACCGTTGCCTCTATGCCGGGACCGGCGACGGGGGCGGGAGCGGCGATCCCGACAATAATGGGCAGCGACTCACCACCAAGCTCGGCAAACTGCTGCGGCTCGATCCCCGGACGGGAGGCGCTTGCACCAACGAAGGAGTGAACCCTTTTGTTCTTTCAGAAGGAGTGCCGGAAATCTGGAGCCTTGGTCTCCGCAATCCCTGGAGATTTTCGTTCGATCGAGCCACCGGCGATCTCTACATCGCCGACGTGGGACAGAACCGTCGTGAAGAAATCAACGTGTCCCCGGCTCCCTTGGCCGGGCGACAGGCGAACTATGGTTGGCGAGTCATGGAAGGATTGCTCTGTTTTAACCCTCTTGTCAATTGCGATCAGAGCGGCCTCACCCTGCCGGTGCTCGACTACCCCCATACGGACGGCGCCTGCTCCGTCATCGGCGGCTACGTCTATCGAGGGGCGGCGATGCCTGCATTGTGGGGAACCTATTTCTATGCGGATTATTGCGCCGGCTTTGTGCGGAGTTTTCGCTTCGTGAATAATCAGGTGACGAACCAGGCGGACTGGCCTCTGTTACACCGAAACGGCATCACGAGTTTTGGAGAGGATGCCCAGGGAGAACTGTATCTCATGACTCAAGGAGGGAGCCTCTACAAACTGGTTCCCAACTGA
- the rpiA gene encoding ribose-5-phosphate isomerase RpiA yields MTTPSDLDSLKKAAALKAVEFVHDGMVVGLGTGSTARHLVIALGEKVRAGMKLRGVATSQETASLATQSGIPLIDTDNRWEIDVAIDGADQVDAAFNLIKGGGGALLKEKIVAASARQFIVMVDQTKLVPVLGGSFPLPIEIIPFGWGSTARHIEEVTKSPVVLRERHGAPYRTEAGNLIVDVHLDRIDRPRELEVLLNLIPGVVETGLFVGRTDILIIGTTQGVQVHHAPKGS; encoded by the coding sequence ATGACGACCCCGTCCGATCTTGATAGCCTCAAAAAAGCCGCCGCACTGAAGGCTGTCGAGTTTGTCCACGACGGCATGGTGGTCGGGTTGGGAACGGGATCCACCGCACGACATCTGGTGATCGCCTTGGGCGAGAAAGTTCGCGCCGGCATGAAACTTCGCGGCGTCGCCACGTCACAAGAGACTGCCTCGCTGGCAACCCAATCAGGCATTCCCCTCATCGATACGGACAATCGCTGGGAAATCGACGTTGCCATCGACGGAGCGGATCAAGTCGATGCCGCCTTCAACCTGATTAAGGGGGGAGGCGGAGCCCTGCTCAAGGAAAAAATCGTGGCCGCTTCGGCCCGACAGTTCATCGTCATGGTCGATCAGACCAAGCTGGTCCCGGTCCTGGGAGGGTCGTTTCCGTTGCCAATCGAAATCATTCCCTTTGGCTGGGGCAGCACCGCTCGACACATCGAGGAAGTGACCAAGAGTCCTGTGGTGCTGCGCGAGCGCCACGGCGCCCCCTACCGAACCGAAGCCGGCAACTTGATCGTGGACGTGCATCTCGACCGGATTGATCGACCACGAGAACTGGAAGTCCTTCTGAACCTGATTCCCGGCGTGGTTGAAACCGGCCTCTTCGTTGGACGAACGGACATCCTGATCATCGGCACCACCCAAGGGGTCCAGGTTCATCATGCGCCGAAAGGATCGTAA
- the pgl gene encoding 6-phosphogluconolactonase: protein MPIAPEIHLARDGAEWADQAATLLLTSSEAAIRSHGRCLLALSGGSTPRTLYTTMASPPWRDCFDWPRLFFLFGDERCVPPDHPESNFGMAQTVLFQPLGIQDDHIVRMKGESADPQAAAQDYEAVLRQLTNCPPPALPTLDVILLGLGDDGHTASLFPGTAALGEREKAVTVGFAPTGVRTRLTLTLGVLNRASVILFLVTGSPKAPVVRKILTPQSEEDRVLPAALVAPEAGRLIWMLDHSAASQLPAHRQAVWNFFP from the coding sequence ATGCCCATCGCTCCGGAAATTCACCTCGCGCGCGACGGAGCGGAATGGGCCGACCAGGCGGCGACCCTGCTTCTAACTTCCAGCGAAGCCGCCATCCGGTCCCATGGCCGATGCCTGCTTGCTCTCTCGGGCGGGTCCACACCTCGAACACTGTACACGACGATGGCTTCTCCTCCATGGAGAGACTGCTTCGACTGGCCGCGGCTCTTTTTTCTTTTTGGAGATGAACGGTGCGTGCCGCCGGACCATCCGGAGAGCAACTTCGGCATGGCCCAGACGGTGTTGTTTCAACCGCTAGGCATCCAAGACGATCACATCGTTCGCATGAAAGGCGAATCTGCTGATCCGCAGGCCGCAGCCCAGGACTATGAAGCGGTCCTGCGACAGTTGACGAATTGCCCACCGCCCGCTCTTCCCACCCTCGACGTGATCCTGCTCGGCCTGGGAGACGACGGTCACACGGCGTCCCTCTTTCCCGGGACGGCGGCGCTTGGGGAACGAGAAAAAGCCGTGACCGTCGGCTTTGCCCCGACAGGCGTTCGGACTCGGCTCACCCTCACCTTGGGTGTGCTCAATCGGGCAAGTGTGATACTCTTCCTGGTCACCGGCTCACCCAAGGCACCGGTGGTGAGAAAAATCCTCACCCCCCAGAGTGAGGAGGACAGGGTTCTCCCCGCAGCCTTGGTGGCGCCGGAAGCCGGACGGCTGATTTGGATGTTGGACCATTCCGCCGCATCCCAGTTGCCGGCTCACAGGCAGGCAGTCTGGAACTTTTTCCCATGA
- the glk gene encoding glucokinase translates to MILAGDIGGTKTNLALYDWTEGRTEPVRIESFPSGDYSSLEDILRDFLAAPLPTSSSIEQAAETAEPESIAERTANEASTPLQIEAACFGIAGPVFENRSQTTNLPWVVDGDQIAKEFAIPKVRLLNDLEATAHGILLLHPDEVEVLNEGKPPAKRQALAIIAAGTGLGEAILYWDGTTYRPMPSEGGHADFAPNNDHEIELLRYLRGQYLHVSYERVLSGPGLYAIYEYLRDTKKNEPTWLAERIKTGNPAAVIAEAGLAGQADIAKQALDLFASIYGAEAGNLALKALSLDGVYVAGGIAPKLIAKLRDGTFMKAFTNKGRYKRLMTSIPVKVVMNEHTALLGAASIAATLARRGEP, encoded by the coding sequence ATGATTCTCGCTGGCGACATCGGCGGCACCAAAACCAATCTTGCACTCTACGATTGGACGGAGGGACGGACCGAGCCGGTTCGCATCGAATCCTTCCCTAGCGGCGACTACTCGTCACTAGAAGACATCCTCCGCGACTTCCTCGCGGCACCGCTTCCGACCTCGTCATCCATTGAACAAGCCGCTGAAACAGCCGAACCAGAATCCATCGCCGAGCGCACAGCCAATGAGGCGTCAACGCCTTTGCAGATCGAGGCGGCCTGTTTTGGAATCGCGGGCCCTGTGTTCGAAAACCGAAGCCAGACGACGAATCTCCCCTGGGTGGTCGACGGCGATCAGATTGCCAAGGAGTTCGCGATTCCGAAGGTCCGGCTCCTCAATGATCTCGAAGCGACAGCCCACGGTATCTTGTTGCTCCATCCTGACGAGGTCGAGGTATTGAATGAGGGCAAGCCTCCGGCGAAACGGCAGGCCCTGGCCATCATCGCCGCCGGAACCGGCCTGGGAGAGGCGATTCTTTATTGGGACGGGACCACCTACCGCCCCATGCCGTCGGAAGGGGGCCACGCCGACTTTGCGCCGAACAACGACCATGAGATCGAGCTGCTCCGCTATCTGCGGGGCCAATATCTTCACGTCAGTTACGAGCGTGTCCTCTCCGGCCCTGGCCTCTATGCCATCTATGAGTACCTGCGCGACACCAAGAAAAATGAACCGACCTGGTTGGCGGAACGGATCAAAACCGGCAATCCCGCCGCGGTGATCGCCGAGGCCGGCCTCGCGGGACAGGCCGACATCGCCAAACAAGCCTTGGATCTGTTTGCGTCGATCTATGGAGCGGAAGCCGGCAATTTAGCGCTCAAAGCTCTTTCGCTGGACGGGGTCTATGTCGCGGGCGGCATCGCTCCGAAACTCATCGCCAAACTTCGAGACGGTACCTTCATGAAGGCCTTCACCAACAAGGGGCGATACAAACGATTGATGACTTCGATTCCTGTCAAGGTTGTCATGAATGAACATACCGCTCTACTCGGCGCTGCCTCGATCGCAGCCACCCTTGCCCGGCGCGGGGAACCATGA
- a CDS encoding L,D-transpeptidase produces MNSVAAYRFVICSSLFLGGLLSAKPLTLSLSQNSESVSPAPASSVLPSAGSQADPLPSLSALQARYKALSKQLSRLKPQEPYILVDTARNHLYLKQRDDVLMDALASTGSGTILPKPGGTTDQWVFDTPRGEFFVQSKLLNPAWVKPDWAFIEEGLEVPRNQADRVEQGVLGAYALGFGKGYFIHGTLYTRLLGKNVTHGCIRLNDDDLKRIYRVARIGTPIIIF; encoded by the coding sequence GTGAACTCCGTCGCGGCATACCGATTCGTCATCTGTTCGTCGCTGTTCCTGGGGGGACTGCTGAGCGCGAAGCCGCTGACCCTGTCGCTGTCGCAAAACAGCGAGTCCGTCTCCCCGGCACCCGCGTCTTCCGTCCTTCCGTCGGCCGGTTCGCAAGCCGACCCCCTCCCTTCCCTTTCCGCCCTTCAAGCCCGATACAAGGCCTTGTCAAAACAACTGTCCCGGCTCAAACCGCAGGAGCCGTACATTCTCGTGGACACCGCCCGCAACCATCTTTATCTTAAGCAGCGAGACGACGTGCTTATGGACGCCCTGGCCTCGACCGGCAGCGGCACCATCCTTCCCAAACCGGGGGGAACGACCGACCAATGGGTTTTCGACACGCCGCGCGGAGAATTCTTCGTCCAGTCCAAGCTCCTCAATCCGGCGTGGGTCAAACCCGATTGGGCCTTTATCGAAGAAGGGCTGGAAGTTCCCCGCAATCAAGCCGACCGTGTGGAACAGGGCGTACTCGGCGCCTATGCGTTGGGATTCGGGAAGGGGTATTTCATCCACGGCACGCTCTACACGCGTCTGCTCGGCAAAAACGTGACGCACGGCTGCATTCGGCTGAATGACGACGATCTCAAGCGCATCTATCGAGTGGCTCGGATTGGGACACCGATCATCATTTTTTAG
- a CDS encoding dodecin family protein → MSVAKIIEISSESPKSFEDAIVEGINRASKTVRNIKSAWVKEQHVVVEDGKVVLYRVDLKVTFVLD, encoded by the coding sequence ATGTCCGTTGCCAAGATCATCGAGATCAGTTCCGAGTCGCCCAAGAGTTTTGAAGACGCCATCGTCGAAGGGATCAACCGTGCCTCGAAGACGGTCCGAAACATCAAGTCGGCGTGGGTGAAGGAACAACACGTGGTCGTCGAAGACGGCAAGGTCGTCTTGTATCGTGTGGATCTGAAGGTCACGTTTGTGTTGGATTAA
- a CDS encoding protein-L-isoaspartate(D-aspartate) O-methyltransferase, whose protein sequence is MGARLRRGAFFCLLVCWSMWSLSCNRSGADSLSRDSNRQVERDRLVDRDVIPHGVRDPAVIAAMRKVPRHRFVPPSYADSAYLDSPLPIGYGQTISQPSLVAEMTEHLHLKRTDKVLEIGTGSGYQAAVLAELVDRVFSVELLEPLARQAERTLAELGYTNVRVRVGDGHEGWPEEAPFDAIIVTAAPETVPQPLLDQLAIGGQLIIPVGKDLQRLELYRRTENGYERETLTLVRFVPLVRPRGGEEPR, encoded by the coding sequence ATGGGAGCACGACTTCGGCGTGGTGCGTTCTTCTGTCTTCTCGTCTGTTGGTCGATGTGGAGCCTCTCCTGTAACAGGAGCGGAGCCGACTCCCTTTCCAGGGATTCAAACCGTCAGGTAGAACGGGACCGGCTGGTCGATCGGGACGTCATCCCCCACGGCGTTCGCGATCCGGCGGTGATTGCCGCCATGAGAAAAGTCCCGCGCCACCGGTTCGTGCCCCCGTCCTATGCCGATTCCGCCTATCTCGATAGTCCCCTGCCGATCGGCTATGGCCAGACCATCTCGCAACCTTCGCTAGTGGCTGAGATGACGGAACATCTGCACCTCAAAAGAACGGATAAGGTGCTGGAGATCGGCACCGGATCTGGCTATCAAGCGGCCGTGTTGGCCGAGCTGGTCGATCGGGTTTTTTCCGTCGAACTGTTAGAGCCCCTTGCTCGTCAAGCGGAACGGACCCTGGCGGAGCTTGGGTATACGAATGTGCGAGTGCGAGTCGGGGACGGCCATGAAGGGTGGCCGGAGGAAGCGCCGTTTGATGCCATCATCGTCACCGCTGCGCCAGAAACGGTGCCGCAGCCTCTGCTCGATCAATTGGCGATCGGTGGCCAACTCATCATTCCCGTCGGCAAGGACCTGCAGCGGCTGGAGCTCTACCGCCGGACGGAGAACGGCTATGAACGAGAGACGCTCACGCTCGTCAGGTTCGTTCCGCTCGTCAGACCTAGAGGCGGCGAGGAGCCACGGTAA
- a CDS encoding glucose-6-phosphate isomerase, protein MPTPLRKALPAPFQVTVRSAMEELDHNRIVDRLWEKDHRLWKDQPTEITDRLGWLTVHERMREQLNSLRDCVAETKAMGVTDVVLLGMGGSSLGPEVLRASFGQAKGFPRLWVLDSTVPGWVRSVTDALTPSNTLFLVASKSGGTIEVMSLFAHFWELVHKATKHRAGDHFIAVTDPGTGLERLARDHGFRRIFTNPPDIGGRYSVLSLFGLVPAALLGLDVSKLLDRAAGMAAQCKTQNPIEANPGAYLGTVMGSLAKSGRDKVTVITSPALSTFGLWVEQLLAESTGKEGTGLIPVAQEPVLRPSSYGDDRLFIYLRLQKDRNATLDRRIQALRNARRPVIQLDLRDRYDLGAEFFRWEFATAVAGHLLGIHPFDQPNVQESKDNTNQVLSVFDSTRQLPELLRHSPAQAAKDLVTRLKAGVYVAILAYTTPSRPFEQAIARLRKTLVARHHVTTTFGYGPRYLHSTGQLHKGGPATGLFLQLIDRMAPDLPIPGKSFSFGTLARAQAAGDLQSLRTHHRHALLVPLGRDPVQTIDVVTAALSPVHSSNRRVAIQTKAQATRRRTRQ, encoded by the coding sequence ATGCCCACTCCACTGCGAAAGGCGTTACCGGCGCCGTTTCAGGTCACGGTTCGTTCGGCAATGGAAGAGTTGGATCACAACCGGATCGTCGATCGATTATGGGAGAAAGACCACCGGCTCTGGAAAGACCAGCCCACCGAGATCACCGACCGACTCGGCTGGCTGACCGTCCATGAGCGGATGCGAGAACAACTCAACAGTCTTCGCGACTGTGTCGCCGAGACCAAGGCTATGGGTGTCACGGATGTTGTTCTCCTCGGCATGGGCGGCAGCAGTTTGGGGCCGGAAGTCCTCCGCGCCTCGTTCGGGCAAGCGAAGGGGTTTCCGCGACTGTGGGTCCTCGATTCCACCGTGCCTGGGTGGGTCCGGTCGGTGACCGACGCACTGACTCCCTCCAACACGCTGTTCCTCGTCGCGAGCAAGTCCGGCGGCACCATTGAAGTCATGTCCCTGTTCGCCCATTTCTGGGAGCTGGTTCACAAGGCAACGAAACACCGCGCCGGCGATCACTTCATCGCCGTTACCGATCCGGGAACCGGGCTTGAACGATTGGCGCGAGACCATGGATTCCGCCGGATCTTCACCAACCCGCCCGACATCGGCGGCCGCTACTCCGTCCTTTCTCTGTTCGGGCTGGTGCCCGCCGCGCTGCTGGGACTTGACGTCTCCAAGCTGCTCGATCGAGCGGCAGGCATGGCGGCTCAATGCAAGACACAGAATCCCATCGAGGCCAACCCCGGCGCCTATCTGGGAACCGTCATGGGAAGCCTCGCCAAATCCGGCCGTGACAAGGTCACGGTCATCACATCCCCGGCCCTGTCCACGTTCGGGCTGTGGGTGGAACAACTGCTGGCCGAAAGCACGGGCAAGGAAGGAACGGGGTTGATCCCCGTGGCCCAGGAGCCGGTTCTTCGTCCTTCGTCCTACGGCGATGACCGATTGTTCATCTACCTGCGTCTTCAGAAGGACCGCAACGCAACGCTCGATCGGCGGATCCAGGCTCTGAGAAATGCGCGCCGGCCCGTGATTCAACTTGACCTTCGCGACCGGTACGATCTTGGCGCCGAATTCTTTCGCTGGGAATTCGCCACCGCCGTGGCCGGTCATCTCCTCGGTATCCATCCGTTCGACCAGCCCAATGTCCAAGAGAGCAAGGACAACACCAACCAGGTCTTGAGCGTCTTTGATTCGACCCGTCAATTGCCGGAGCTGCTGCGCCACAGCCCCGCCCAAGCGGCGAAGGACCTGGTCACCCGTTTGAAAGCCGGTGTCTATGTCGCCATCTTGGCCTACACAACCCCTTCCCGCCCTTTTGAGCAGGCCATCGCGCGGCTCCGAAAAACCCTCGTGGCCCGCCATCACGTCACCACCACGTTCGGCTACGGGCCTCGGTATTTGCATTCCACCGGCCAGCTCCACAAGGGAGGCCCCGCGACAGGCCTCTTCCTCCAACTGATTGATCGCATGGCGCCCGATCTTCCGATCCCGGGCAAATCCTTTTCATTCGGCACCCTGGCTCGTGCCCAGGCGGCCGGTGATCTCCAATCCCTGCGCACCCATCACCGGCACGCGCTGCTCGTTCCGCTCGGGCGAGACCCGGTCCAGACCATCGACGTTGTCACCGCCGCCTTGAGTCCCGTCCATTCCTCAAACCGGCGAGTCGCCATCCAAACGAAGGCACAAGCGACTCGACGGAGGACTCGACAATAG